GGATCCTCCGCGGAGGGGGGCGTATCGACCGGCTGTGGCAGTGGCAGACCGCCTACCTGTATGCGATCGGCGGATGGGCGGCGATCGTGGCCTTCCTGTTCCCCCTGTTCTTCCGCTTCGCCTGATCCGTTGAGCACCGACCTCTAGACGTCCGATGGGGCGGGCGCGGGCACTCTACTTTGACCTGCAAAGTGGTTTGAGACAATCATGCATCTCGATATCCGCGGGATCTCCAAGACCTATCCGAACGGCGTCGAAGCGCTGCGCGACGTGACACTGCATATCCCGCCGGGGATGTATGGGCTGCTCGGCCCCAACGGCGCCGGCAAGTCGACGCTCATGCGCATCCTGGCCACGCTGCAGGACGCCGACCGCGGAACCATCCGGCTCGGCGGTCTCGACGTGCTCGCGCAGAAGGAGGAGGTCCGACGGACGCTCGGATACCTCCCGCAGGAGTTCGGCGTGCACCCGAAGGTGAGCGCGGAGGATCTGCTCGACCATTTCGCGCTGTTGGAGGGCATCGGCGACCGGCGGATGCGCCGGTCCGTGGTGGACGCGCTCCTGCGGCAGGTCAACCTGCACGACGTGCGCAGGCAGAAGCTCGGCGGGTTCTCCGGTGGGATGAAGCAGCGTTTCGGCGTGGCGGTGGCGCTGCTGGGGAACCCGAGCCTCCTGATCGTCGACGAACCGACCGCCGGGTTGGATCCTGCCGAGCGGGTGCGCTTCCTCAACCTGTTGTCCGAACTGGGAGAGAACAGCGTGGTGCTCCTGTCCACCCACATCGTGGAGGACGTGAGTGAGCTGTGCACGAGGATGGCCATCATCGATCGGGGTCGGATCCTGCTGGAGGAGGTGCCGCAGCGCGCGGTCACCGGACTGGAGGGTCGCATCTGGCGGCGCGTGACCGCACGTGAGGATCTGCCGCGGATCGCCGAAGCGCACGCGCTGGTGTCCACCAAGCTGCTGGCGGGGCGGACGATCGTGCGGGTCTTCGGGGACTCCCGCCCGGCACCGGACTTCGACGCCGCGGACCCCACCCTGGAGGACGTCTACTTCACCACGCTGGCAGGGTACATCGGGGCGCGGGCCCAGGACGGTTCGCCTGGCGGGACCAGCCCCTCTCGACACGCCGACCCTGACGGGCGCTCGACCGGGAGCCCGGCCGGAGGCATCGGGGGCGCATGAAGACCGCCGGCGTCCTCACGTTCGAGCTGTCCCATCAGCTCCGCCGCGCCTGGTACTGGGGCATCCTGACGGTGCTGCTGGTCGTGGCGTTCCTGCTCACGCGCGACGCCTCGCTGTCCGAGGCGCTGCGCGAGGACTTCTTCGCCAACTCCCCGTTCGCGATCGCCAAGGTCACGGTGGTCGCCGGCCTGCTCTGGCTGGTCGCGGCCGCCGCGGTCGCGGGTGAGGCGGGGGCGCGCGACGCCGCCACGGGTCTGCACCCCCTGGTCTACACGACACCGGTACGGAAGTGGGAGTATCTCGGCGGACGCTTCCTCGCGGCCTTCCTGCTCAACGCGCTCCTGCTGGCGGCCGTGCAGGTGGGAGCGTTGCTCGCGCTCTACGGGCCCGGGATGGATCCGCAAGCGCTCGGGCCGTTCCGCGCCGCGGCGTTCCTGACCAACTACGCCTTCTTGTCGCTGCCGAGCGCGTTCTTCGCCACCGCGATCCAGTTCGGTCTGGCGGTGGCCAGCCGGCGCCCCACCTCCGCCTACGTCGGCAGCTTCCTGCTGGTCTTCATGGGGTTCTTCGTGGCGGCACTGCTGCTCTTCAATCGCGGGTGGGGCGTGCTGCTGGACCCGGTCGGCATCCGCTTCGTGCTGGACGAGATGTCGCACGACTGGACGTCCTACGAGAAGAGCTGGCGGGTGGTGGCCCTGGAGGGAACGGTGCTCGCCAACCGCCTCGTGTGGACGGGCGTCGGTGCGCTCACGCTGCTCCTGACCTGGCTGCGCTTCGACTTCGCCCACCCGGGTGGTCGGCGTGTCCGGTGGTGGCGGCGCTCGCGCGGAGCGGGCGGGCTCGAGCAGGAGCCTCGGTG
This Gemmatimonadota bacterium DNA region includes the following protein-coding sequences:
- a CDS encoding ABC transporter ATP-binding protein; protein product: MHLDIRGISKTYPNGVEALRDVTLHIPPGMYGLLGPNGAGKSTLMRILATLQDADRGTIRLGGLDVLAQKEEVRRTLGYLPQEFGVHPKVSAEDLLDHFALLEGIGDRRMRRSVVDALLRQVNLHDVRRQKLGGFSGGMKQRFGVAVALLGNPSLLIVDEPTAGLDPAERVRFLNLLSELGENSVVLLSTHIVEDVSELCTRMAIIDRGRILLEEVPQRAVTGLEGRIWRRVTAREDLPRIAEAHALVSTKLLAGRTIVRVFGDSRPAPDFDAADPTLEDVYFTTLAGYIGARAQDGSPGGTSPSRHADPDGRSTGSPAGGIGGA